A single genomic interval of Brevinematia bacterium harbors:
- a CDS encoding 50S ribosomal protein L27, with protein MAKDPNVKDRSRGKGLGVKLYDGQFARAGNIILRQTGNKVYPGNNVGQGRDFTLFALKDGIVEFYERKGRKYVCVKELSVD; from the coding sequence ATGGCTAAGGATCCCAATGTAAAAGATAGGAGTAGAGGCAAAGGGTTAGGGGTAAAGCTTTACGATGGACAATTTGCAAGGGCAGGAAACATAATACTTAGACAGACAGGAAATAAAGTGTATCCTGGCAATAATGTTGGGCAAGGAAGGGATTTTACTCTTTTTGCCTTAAAGGATGGGATAGTGGAGTTTTATGAAAGGAAGGGGAGGAAGTATGTTTGTGTTAAAGAATTATCTGTTGACTGA
- a CDS encoding TraR/DksA C4-type zinc finger protein, with protein sequence MLSREKLEELKNRLSKEKLQILSDIFGEEMAMRYFASNIEGDIVDKASDFYESQLLASLTGIQREIIDKINDALRRIEDGTYGKCKLCGAEIEIERLEALPYTDICSACAKKQVRR encoded by the coding sequence ATGCTTAGTAGGGAGAAATTGGAAGAGTTGAAAAATAGATTGTCTAAGGAGAAGTTACAGATTCTTTCGGATATCTTTGGTGAGGAGATGGCGATGAGATATTTTGCAAGTAATATTGAGGGAGATATTGTGGATAAGGCTAGTGATTTTTACGAGTCACAACTCCTGGCAAGCTTAACGGGTATCCAGAGGGAGATAATAGATAAGATTAATGATGCTTTAAGAAGGATAGAAGATGGCACTTATGGAAAGTGTAAATTGTGTGGGGCTGAGATAGAAATTGAGAGGTTGGAGGCGCTTCCTTATACAGATATCTGCTCAGCTTGTGCTAAAAAACAGGTTAGAAGGTAA
- the gatA gene encoding Asp-tRNA(Asn)/Glu-tRNA(Gln) amidotransferase subunit GatA, which translates to MVNGLTITEVVEGIRSGKFSCSELVEEYIRKIEEDRKSELPINAFISVCKDEAIRTARYIDDNRNKISGKIIGVPIAIKDNINVEGQPSTCGSKILEGFVAVEDATVVTKIKSEGGVIIGKTNMDEFAMGSSNETSHYGVVRNPYDKSRVPGGSSGGSAASVSADLCVASLGSDTGGSIRQPSAFCGVVGLKPTYGLVSRYGLIAFGSSLDQIGPITKTVEDAAILLEVIAGYDPKDSTSVKVENTRFSENLKERIDPFSVKIGIPEEYFSGDIQKEILEGIESVVKALSGKGVSVKNVSLPRTKYAIPTYYIVAPAEASSNLARFDGVRYGFRAQAKSLNEMYRSTKTLGFGREVKRRIMLGNYVLSAGYYDAYYLKALKVRTLLKEDFSKAFSEVDFIITPTTPTTAFRIGEKISNPIEMYLSDIFTVTVNLVGTCAISLPIGKDSNGLPIGMQIIARPFHDSNLLRFAYFVEKLVLS; encoded by the coding sequence ATGGTAAATGGGCTTACCATTACTGAGGTTGTTGAGGGGATAAGGAGTGGAAAGTTTTCTTGTTCTGAGTTGGTGGAAGAATACATAAGAAAGATAGAAGAGGATAGGAAATCTGAACTACCAATAAATGCTTTCATAAGTGTATGTAAGGACGAAGCTATTAGGACTGCTAGATATATTGATGATAATAGAAATAAGATTAGTGGGAAGATTATAGGGGTTCCGATTGCGATAAAAGATAACATAAATGTTGAAGGGCAACCTAGCACGTGTGGGTCTAAGATTTTGGAAGGTTTTGTTGCTGTTGAGGATGCTACCGTAGTTACTAAGATAAAAAGTGAGGGTGGTGTAATAATAGGTAAAACGAATATGGATGAGTTTGCAATGGGTTCATCCAATGAAACCTCACACTACGGTGTAGTTAGAAATCCTTATGATAAAAGTAGAGTGCCTGGAGGATCATCTGGAGGTTCTGCTGCAAGTGTTTCTGCCGATCTGTGTGTTGCTTCTCTTGGTTCTGATACTGGTGGCTCAATAAGACAGCCGTCTGCGTTCTGCGGAGTTGTTGGATTAAAGCCAACCTATGGGCTTGTTTCTAGATACGGACTTATTGCTTTCGGATCTTCTCTTGATCAGATAGGTCCTATTACTAAGACCGTAGAGGATGCTGCTATACTTTTGGAAGTCATAGCTGGATATGACCCCAAAGATTCTACTTCTGTGAAAGTTGAGAACACAAGGTTTTCAGAAAACTTGAAGGAGAGGATAGATCCATTCTCAGTAAAGATAGGTATACCTGAAGAGTATTTTTCTGGAGATATTCAGAAAGAGATTCTTGAAGGGATAGAAAGTGTAGTAAAAGCTCTTTCGGGAAAAGGTGTGAGTGTTAAGAATGTTTCCCTTCCGAGGACAAAATATGCAATTCCAACTTACTATATAGTTGCTCCCGCGGAAGCAAGCTCTAACTTAGCAAGGTTTGATGGAGTAAGGTATGGGTTTAGAGCCCAGGCTAAGTCACTTAATGAGATGTATCGTAGTACCAAGACTCTAGGTTTTGGTAGAGAAGTCAAAAGGAGGATAATGCTTGGCAATTATGTATTGTCGGCGGGATATTACGATGCATACTATCTCAAAGCGCTAAAAGTCAGAACTTTGCTTAAGGAGGATTTTAGTAAAGCTTTTAGTGAAGTTGATTTTATAATCACACCAACAACACCTACAACGGCTTTTAGGATAGGAGAAAAAATATCAAATCCTATAGAAATGTATCTTTCCGATATATTCACCGTTACTGTAAACTTAGTTGGCACTTGTGCAATCTCTTTACCTATAGGAAAAGACTCAAATGGTTTACCTATTGGGATGCAAATAATAGCTAGACCTTTTCACGACAGTAATTTACTAAGGTTTGCGTATTTTGTTGAGAAACTTGTGCTTAGCTAG